In the Harmonia axyridis chromosome 3, icHarAxyr1.1, whole genome shotgun sequence genome, one interval contains:
- the LOC123675277 gene encoding uncharacterized protein LOC123675277, with amino-acid sequence MVIKRSKKIGKKPKGGFNASKKIKPDISNSTNPQPKVPPPFENVNNDNLNYNVVEDAEVNSVRDRSIIRGTRSQNDLRFSLESRNHQCTTNAAVAVAYSKVFPFSSWDTIIIDNILDYGDQLYKKSVAMRTSQNAPDLFVVEVYPNFIIANVFYSLRVNEMDSVTGFVGLGRRGEIDVPLAQGIERIFQNFECAIFTCGLLSTGLAKVGNSIYLFDSHSRDNNGMGIEEDGKACLLKFSNDQDLLNFMLQNYNNDYLYTLVPVRVEIGSVGDLSDVVDFHTLTLYENQNSSVVRSQKFRTKNISTFRKTNQVTTEPDMDCSSSAFPGKTIGITSHYLGPMNRTCSFCDALFFNKEYMTCCNKGAIKLPEQSVYPDLLKALITDAHPQSSNFIKNIRRYNHRLIILRRRNIPVLGLALL; translated from the exons ATGGTTATCAAAAGATcgaaaaaaattgggaaaaaacCCAAAGGAGGTTTCAATGCGTCTAAGAAAATTAAACCAG atatttccaATTCGACAAATCCTCAACCGAAAGTACCTCCGCCGTTCGAAAATGTTAACAATGACAATTTGAATTACAATGTTGTTGAAGATGCGGAAGTTAATTCTGTAAGGGATAGGAGTATAATCAGGGGAACGCGAAGTCAGAATGATTTGAGATTTAGTTTAGAGTCACGCAATCATCAATGCACAACAAACGCGGCAGTGGCAGTAGCATATAGTAAAGTATTTCCATTCAGTTCATGGGATACcataataattgataatattctcgaTTATGGAGATCAGCTTTATAAAAAATCCGTAGCAATGCGAACGTCACAAAATGCACCTGATCTATTCGTTGTAGAGGTGTATCCAAATTTCATTATTGCGAACGTATTTTATTCATTACGAGTAAATGAGATGGATTCGGTGACGGGGTTTGTAGGATTAGGAAGACGAGGAGAAATAGATGTACCCTTAGCACAAGGCATTgagagaatttttcaaaatttcgaatgtGCTATTTTTACGTGTGGTCTTTTGTCGACTGGCCTGGCTAAAGTCGGAAAttccatttatttatttgattccCACAGTCGCGATAATAATGGAATGGGTATTGAAGAAGACGGTAAGGCCTgtttacttaaattttcaaaCGACCAAGATTTGCTTAACTTCATGTTGCAAAACTATAACAACGATTATTTATATACCTTAGTCCCAGTTCGAGTAGAAATTGGTTCCGTCGGTGATTTATCTGATGTAGTTGATTTTCATACGTTGACATTATATGAAAACCAGAACTCCAGTGTCGTTCGATCACAAAAATTTCGAACTAAAAATATTTCTACATTTAGAAAAACAAATCAGGTGACAACTGAGCCAGATATGGATTGTTCTTCTTCGGCGTTCCCAGGAAAAACCATAGGTATTACTTCCCATTACCTGGGTCCAATGAATCGAACATGTTCGTTCTGCGACGCCCTTTTCTTTAATAAAGAATACATGACATGCTGCAATAAAGGCGCTATCAAACTTCCGGAACAGTCCGTCTATCCAGATTTATTGAAGGCTTTAATAACGGATGCGCATCCTCAGTCAAGTaacttcatcaaaaatattcgaaGGTACAACCATAGACTTATTATCCTAAGGAGACGAAACATCCCCGTACTGGGACTCGCTTTGTTGTGA